A genomic region of Candidatus Stoquefichus sp. SB1 contains the following coding sequences:
- a CDS encoding bifunctional ADP-dependent NAD(P)H-hydrate dehydratase/NAD(P)H-hydrate epimerase codes for MYIGSQKLMMDYDQCLINNGYSIIELVDKASDCLLKHMNYSSYSLLCGPGNNGADGLSLALKLMKQGKKVNVYIFEDQNHLSKANRYYLDCCYEEGMHIVLLHADVIDVVMSEIAKSDVVIDAMFGNGLNSSPRGIYQIVIEELNHLYDKEIIAIDIPTGLDCDSGNPYQSVICATQTITLTALKNGFLNPDSLFFTGKVIVEQLDVDDVYDEVGLYQLVDEEFILPILKDRQFYGHKGTYGRVGLITGCQDYKGAALLSGKSAVYSGSGIVNVITEQQVIDSLTVFCPEATTQLRPPIFQKEDFIKYQALLIGCGLGQSLDSYRYVMDVFTLSTQPLVIDADALTILATRLDLLKNQERDIILTPHMGEFKRLCDFCEEDDILLVAKDFARQHNVILVLKGPYTMITDGQEAYRIATGNKAMASGGMGDVLAGMIVSFLGQGYSGIQAAMLGVYIHGYAGDQIARDAYTVIPSQLIQYIPRAMKELIQKREL; via the coding sequence ATGTATATAGGTAGTCAAAAATTAATGATGGATTATGATCAGTGCTTAATAAATAATGGATATTCTATAATTGAATTGGTTGATAAGGCAAGTGATTGCTTATTAAAGCATATGAATTATAGTTCTTATAGTTTATTATGTGGTCCTGGAAATAATGGTGCTGATGGTTTGTCATTGGCTTTAAAATTAATGAAACAGGGGAAAAAAGTCAATGTTTATATCTTTGAAGATCAAAATCATTTATCAAAAGCCAATCGTTATTATCTAGATTGTTGTTATGAAGAGGGGATGCATATTGTTTTATTGCATGCTGATGTCATAGATGTTGTTATGTCAGAAATAGCAAAAAGTGATGTTGTTATTGATGCAATGTTTGGAAATGGCTTGAATAGTTCTCCACGAGGTATTTATCAGATTGTGATTGAGGAACTCAATCATCTTTATGATAAAGAGATTATTGCTATAGATATTCCAACGGGCTTAGATTGTGATAGTGGAAATCCTTATCAAAGTGTTATTTGTGCTACACAGACAATCACTTTAACGGCTTTAAAAAATGGTTTTTTAAATCCAGATAGTCTTTTTTTTACAGGAAAAGTGATTGTTGAACAATTAGATGTAGATGATGTTTATGATGAAGTTGGATTGTATCAATTGGTTGATGAAGAATTTATTTTACCAATCTTAAAAGATAGACAGTTTTACGGACATAAGGGAACTTATGGAAGAGTTGGCTTAATTACTGGCTGTCAAGACTATAAGGGGGCAGCCTTGCTTAGTGGAAAGAGTGCTGTCTATAGTGGCAGTGGTATTGTCAATGTGATTACAGAGCAACAAGTTATTGATTCTTTGACTGTTTTTTGTCCTGAAGCAACAACACAGTTGAGACCGCCTATATTTCAAAAAGAAGATTTTATAAAATATCAGGCATTATTGATTGGTTGTGGTTTAGGACAAAGTCTAGATAGTTATCGTTATGTTATGGATGTTTTCACATTATCTACACAACCGCTTGTTATTGATGCTGATGCTTTAACGATTTTAGCAACACGTTTAGATTTATTGAAAAATCAGGAACGTGATATTATCTTAACACCACATATGGGTGAATTTAAGCGTTTATGCGACTTTTGTGAAGAAGATGATATTTTATTGGTTGCTAAAGATTTTGCGCGTCAGCATAATGTCATACTTGTTTTAAAAGGACCTTATACAATGATTACTGATGGTCAGGAGGCTTATCGTATTGCAACTGGAAATAAAGCAATGGCAAGTGGAGGTATGGGAGATGTGCTGGCTGGCATGATTGTTAGTTTTTTAGGGCAAGGTTATTCTGGTATACAAGCAGCTATGTTAGGGGTTTATATTCATGGCTATGCTGGAGATCAGATTGCTCGTGATGCTTATACTGTCATTCCTTCACAGTTGATTCAATATATTCCTCGTGCAATGAAAGAACTTATTCAAAAACGCGAATTATAA
- a CDS encoding putative ABC transporter permease — translation MIIYFAIYCFLGYLLESCYVSILQRKWISSGLLKGPFIPLYGLGALLLILLFPYLHTSYYLSFFVGGIAMTILEYFASVYIEKAFHTRCWDYSRHPCQLHGRICLFYFIIWCFLSLLFIQYIHPFFMSLNIMNDSVSLICLIYLGFILKAFIDRLQFHKINGLDIH, via the coding sequence ATGATTATCTATTTTGCTATTTATTGTTTTTTAGGTTATTTGCTTGAATCTTGCTATGTTTCTATTTTACAAAGAAAATGGATTTCTTCTGGTTTATTAAAAGGTCCCTTTATTCCACTCTATGGTTTAGGTGCACTTTTACTCATTCTTTTATTTCCATATTTACACACTTCGTATTATCTGAGTTTCTTTGTTGGTGGGATTGCTATGACAATATTAGAATATTTTGCAAGTGTTTATATTGAGAAAGCATTTCATACACGCTGCTGGGATTATTCACGACATCCTTGTCAATTACATGGACGTATTTGTTTGTTCTATTTTATTATTTGGTGCTTTTTAAGTTTATTGTTTATTCAATATATTCATCCATTTTTTATGTCATTAAATATTATGAATGACTCTGTCTCATTGATTTGTCTTATTTATCTTGGATTTATTTTAAAAGCATTTATTGATCGTCTTCAATTTCATAAAATAAATGGTCTTGACATTCATTAA
- a CDS encoding ABC transporter ATP-binding protein, translating into MSLLKTEGLGIQFGGLKAVDEFNFEIDKNQLFGLIGPNGAGKTTVFNLLTGVYKPTSGQIMFDGKSLLKMSPTQITQFGIARTFQNIRLFKDMTVLDNVKVGLHHSQNYSLLSSIVHTPKYFKGEEAMEEMALSLLRVFDLEQFAHVKASNLPYGKQRKLEIARALATSPKLLLLDEPAAGMNPTETAELMETIKIVREKFAIAILLIEHDMKLVMGICEKIAVLNFGTVLAFGTPEEIRNNPDVVAAYLGNDE; encoded by the coding sequence ATGAGTTTATTAAAAACAGAAGGTTTAGGAATTCAATTTGGTGGTTTAAAAGCTGTTGATGAATTCAATTTTGAAATTGATAAAAATCAATTATTTGGTTTGATTGGTCCTAATGGTGCTGGAAAAACAACTGTGTTCAATTTATTGACAGGTGTTTATAAACCAACTAGTGGTCAGATTATGTTTGATGGTAAATCATTATTAAAAATGTCACCAACTCAAATTACTCAGTTTGGTATCGCAAGAACATTTCAAAATATTCGTTTGTTTAAAGATATGACTGTATTAGATAATGTAAAAGTAGGGTTGCATCATTCACAAAATTATTCATTATTAAGTTCTATTGTTCATACACCAAAGTATTTTAAAGGTGAAGAAGCTATGGAGGAAATGGCTTTAAGCTTATTGCGTGTTTTTGATTTAGAACAATTTGCACATGTAAAGGCAAGTAATTTACCTTATGGAAAACAAAGAAAATTAGAAATTGCCAGAGCACTTGCAACATCACCTAAATTATTGCTTTTAGATGAGCCAGCAGCTGGGATGAATCCAACTGAAACTGCTGAGTTAATGGAAACAATTAAGATTGTAAGAGAAAAATTTGCGATTGCTATTTTATTGATTGAGCATGATATGAAGTTAGTAATGGGGATTTGTGAAAAAATCGCTGTATTAAATTTTGGGACTGTTTTGGCTTTTGGAACACCTGAAGAAATCAGAAATAATCCGGATGTTGTTGCTGCATATCTAGGAAATGATGAGTAG
- the pgeF gene encoding peptidoglycan editing factor PgeF, translating into MKLIPWCLFNEIEAYTTCAYDENHQLIDMSYNGFNDQQVLKNRQALAQQLHTDLNHMVATYQQHTTRFLKVSNQDGGRGMLSRDDAFIGYDAMYTKDPHLWLWTFHADCCPVLLYCRDQKIVAAIHSGWKGTVGEIVGKVTKYLIEHENCHPEYIYAYIGPSIEQRNFEAKDDIIDLVKDMSFDTHAFYTEKEDGNYLLDSKGLIRQQLINLNVISEHITVSPYCTIENEELFFSYRRNKTPHRNITMIQLKSISDS; encoded by the coding sequence ATGAAATTAATACCTTGGTGTCTTTTTAATGAAATTGAAGCTTATACAACATGTGCCTATGATGAAAATCATCAACTTATTGATATGAGCTATAATGGCTTTAATGATCAGCAAGTCTTAAAAAATCGACAAGCACTTGCTCAACAACTTCATACAGACTTAAATCATATGGTAGCAACCTATCAGCAACATACCACTCGCTTTTTAAAAGTTTCTAATCAGGATGGAGGACGTGGAATGTTGAGTCGTGATGATGCTTTTATTGGATATGATGCTATGTATACAAAAGATCCTCATTTATGGTTATGGACTTTTCACGCTGATTGCTGTCCTGTTTTACTATATTGTCGTGATCAAAAGATAGTAGCAGCCATTCATTCCGGCTGGAAAGGAACAGTTGGTGAAATTGTTGGAAAAGTAACAAAGTATCTTATTGAACATGAAAATTGTCATCCCGAGTATATTTATGCTTATATAGGTCCATCAATAGAACAAAGAAATTTTGAAGCAAAAGATGATATTATTGATTTAGTAAAAGATATGTCATTTGATACACATGCTTTTTATACAGAAAAAGAAGATGGCAATTATTTACTTGATAGCAAAGGCTTAATTCGACAACAGCTTATCAATTTGAATGTTATATCTGAGCATATAACAGTTTCACCTTATTGTACAATTGAAAATGAAGAGTTATTCTTCTCTTATCGTCGCAATAAGACACCCCATCGCAATATCACAATGATTCAGTTAAAATCCATTTCTGATTCATGA
- a CDS encoding branched-chain amino acid ABC transporter permease, with protein sequence MKKKQIQQFILSFIIALVIYGAMMFAMSSGILDNYWSGIMIMACINIVLATSLNLASGYLGQLTLGHAGFMSVGAYVSAICSIYFELPFIVSLILGAIAACIIGILIGIPTLRLKGDYLCIITLAFNEIIRVIMLNLNITNGAKGLMGIPMNTDFTTGFISVLVTIYVIYSIVKSRHGRAIISIREDETASELAGIPTSYYKILAFAISAFFAGLAGGLYAHYMGMLVPKTFDYNKSVEILVMVVLGGLGNLKGSVIAAIVMTILPEYLRAFSEYRMLLYAVVLIAAMIMKEKNLMPRIKAKFAKKTNEEVSEQ encoded by the coding sequence ATGAAGAAAAAGCAAATTCAACAATTTATTCTTTCATTTATAATAGCTCTTGTGATTTATGGTGCCATGATGTTTGCAATGAGTTCAGGAATACTTGATAACTATTGGTCAGGTATTATGATTATGGCTTGTATCAATATCGTTTTGGCAACGAGTTTGAATTTAGCAAGTGGTTATTTAGGTCAGTTAACATTAGGACACGCTGGTTTTATGTCAGTTGGTGCTTATGTTTCTGCTATTTGTAGTATTTATTTTGAACTTCCTTTCATTGTGAGTCTAATTTTAGGTGCGATTGCAGCATGTATTATTGGTATTTTGATTGGAATTCCAACATTGCGTTTAAAAGGTGACTATCTTTGTATTATCACTTTAGCATTTAATGAAATTATTCGTGTGATTATGTTAAATCTTAATATTACAAATGGTGCCAAAGGTTTGATGGGTATTCCTATGAATACAGATTTTACAACAGGCTTTATTAGTGTTTTAGTTACAATCTATGTGATTTATAGTATTGTTAAATCACGTCATGGACGTGCAATTATTTCTATTCGTGAAGATGAAACAGCTAGTGAATTGGCAGGAATACCTACATCTTATTATAAAATATTGGCATTTGCGATTTCAGCATTTTTTGCTGGTTTAGCTGGTGGCCTTTATGCTCATTATATGGGTATGCTTGTTCCTAAAACATTTGATTATAACAAATCTGTTGAAATCTTGGTTATGGTTGTTTTAGGTGGCTTAGGAAACTTAAAGGGATCAGTTATTGCAGCAATTGTTATGACTATATTACCTGAATATTTACGTGCGTTCTCTGAATATCGTATGTTGTTATATGCTGTTGTTTTAATTGCAGCTATGATTATGAAAGAAAAGAATTTAATGCCTCGCATTAAAGCAAAGTTTGCTAAAAAAACAAATGAGGAGGTGAGTGAACAATGA
- a CDS encoding Rqc2 family fibronectin-binding protein — protein MAYDGIMLSRVVENLQSQLTGGRINKIYQISQYELLFHVRAQGTNQKLLMSIHPMYARIQLTSLTYPTPATPNAFTMLLRKHLEGAYIESIVQLQLDRIIDIHFVGTNEFKDTVELHLYMEIMGKHSNVIVAYNNHKIIDCLKRVSPSMSARIMQPGAIYEFPPLIEKKNPMTSEFIPTDNLTKIYQGISPELSREILYRMDHGEDFGEVMKNLQKSNQIYIHKLDAKEYFHLIPLTHLQCDYEVYPLFEGLDTHYHLIDQKDRIKQQTSDLAKYIQNEYQRNINKLHKLEKTLFDSQNSDEYRIMGDLLFANLHLIQKGQTSVTVENYYDGTMMTIELNEKYDGKTNANKYYAKYQKAKNALHHLEEQIALTKEEINYFDTLITLMENANYYDALEIKEELENLGYLKKKKTKQVHRTLKMHYETYQTKDNIMIYVGKNNLQNDYLTFKMASKNDMWFHVKDMPGSHVIVHSEELDEYTIRLASQMAAYFSKGKHSSSVPVNYTKIRTLKKPQGSKPGKVILSHYSTIYIDPDETFLKEVKKID, from the coding sequence ATGGCTTATGATGGAATTATGTTGTCTCGGGTTGTTGAAAATCTACAATCACAACTGACTGGAGGCAGAATTAACAAGATATATCAAATATCTCAATATGAACTTTTGTTTCATGTACGTGCTCAAGGCACAAATCAAAAATTATTGATGTCAATACATCCTATGTATGCTCGAATTCAATTAACATCTCTTACTTATCCTACTCCAGCTACACCTAATGCTTTTACAATGTTACTAAGAAAGCATTTAGAAGGCGCTTATATTGAATCAATTGTACAGCTTCAATTAGATCGTATTATTGATATCCATTTTGTAGGAACAAATGAGTTTAAAGATACTGTTGAATTACATCTTTATATGGAAATTATGGGTAAACATTCTAATGTGATTGTTGCATACAACAATCATAAAATTATCGATTGCTTAAAACGTGTTTCTCCTTCAATGAGTGCACGAATTATGCAACCAGGTGCAATTTATGAATTCCCGCCTTTAATTGAAAAGAAAAATCCAATGACAAGTGAATTTATACCAACTGATAATTTAACGAAAATATATCAGGGGATTTCACCTGAACTCTCTCGTGAGATTTTGTATCGAATGGATCATGGAGAAGATTTTGGTGAAGTTATGAAAAATTTACAAAAATCAAATCAAATTTATATTCATAAATTAGATGCAAAAGAATATTTTCATCTCATTCCTTTAACACATTTACAATGCGATTATGAAGTTTATCCACTCTTTGAGGGCTTAGATACACATTATCATTTAATTGATCAAAAAGATCGTATTAAACAACAAACATCTGATTTAGCTAAATATATTCAAAATGAATATCAAAGAAATATCAATAAACTTCATAAATTAGAAAAAACTCTTTTTGATTCACAAAATAGTGATGAATATCGTATTATGGGTGATTTATTATTTGCAAATTTACATTTGATTCAAAAAGGACAAACAAGTGTGACTGTAGAAAATTATTATGATGGTACGATGATGACAATTGAATTAAATGAAAAGTATGATGGGAAAACAAATGCCAATAAGTATTATGCAAAATATCAAAAAGCTAAAAATGCTTTACATCATTTAGAAGAACAAATAGCTTTAACAAAAGAAGAAATTAATTATTTTGATACTTTGATAACACTAATGGAAAATGCAAATTATTATGATGCTTTAGAAATAAAAGAAGAACTAGAAAATCTTGGTTATTTAAAAAAGAAAAAAACCAAACAAGTTCATCGAACTTTAAAAATGCATTATGAAACTTATCAGACTAAAGATAATATTATGATATATGTAGGTAAGAATAACCTGCAAAACGATTATCTTACCTTTAAAATGGCTTCTAAAAATGATATGTGGTTTCATGTCAAAGACATGCCTGGAAGCCATGTGATTGTGCATAGTGAAGAATTAGACGAATATACAATAAGACTGGCAAGTCAAATGGCAGCTTATTTTTCCAAAGGAAAACACAGTTCATCAGTCCCTGTTAATTATACAAAGATTCGAACTTTGAAAAAACCACAAGGAAGCAAGCCAGGAAAAGTCATTCTTTCTCATTACTCAACAATTTATATTGATCCTGATGAGACTTTCTTAAAAGAAGTTAAAAAGATTGATTAA
- a CDS encoding C40 family peptidase, with product MDSNIKTNLLENLQEQIIKRKAMFIPMLFVTTFGLVGYAAVDKEKPVIDANKIEVLYGTKLDKSMFAISDNQDSLDAIDVQINDNAYDAYQLGIYNVEVTATDLFSNSRNKVVQVEVVDKTAPELKPVGKSNGYVIDVPVNGSNDITKYVQATDNVDGDVTPFIEASQKLDTSKLGTQTIELNVSDTVGNVTKQTYEFYVSDSEAPNISYKKGSTVTVDYGSKFSYSDYVNITDNFDKKVASIKVDGNVDTKKIGSTTLKLTATDSSGNESSKTLTVDVKDISAPSINLSKTSLTMTTGKSFNAKSYLNSAIDNKDGNVTSKVKISGSVNTSKAGKYSVKYTVTDAAGNTASKTLSVKVESPIPTNAGAAASALSRVGSRYVAGGSGPNAFDCSGLTQWAYRQNGVSLPRTAAGQYSATSRVSKSNLKAGDLVFFKGTTGKGGITHVGIYIGGGRFVHAGSSRTGVSTANLNSSYWVSHWAGGGRK from the coding sequence ATGGATAGTAATATTAAGACGAATTTATTAGAAAATCTGCAAGAACAGATTATTAAGCGTAAAGCGATGTTTATCCCAATGTTATTTGTAACAACATTTGGGTTGGTTGGTTATGCCGCTGTTGACAAGGAAAAACCTGTCATCGATGCCAACAAAATCGAAGTTCTTTATGGAACAAAACTTGATAAAAGTATGTTTGCTATTTCTGATAATCAAGATTCCCTAGATGCGATTGATGTTCAAATTAATGATAACGCATATGATGCTTATCAATTGGGTATATATAACGTTGAAGTTACAGCTACTGATTTGTTCTCAAATTCACGAAATAAGGTTGTCCAAGTAGAGGTTGTTGATAAGACAGCTCCTGAATTGAAACCAGTTGGAAAGAGCAATGGATATGTTATTGATGTCCCTGTCAATGGAAGTAATGATATTACAAAATATGTTCAGGCAACTGATAATGTTGATGGTGATGTCACACCGTTCATTGAAGCAAGTCAAAAACTTGATACTTCAAAATTAGGAACACAAACAATTGAGCTTAATGTTTCTGATACTGTAGGTAACGTTACAAAACAAACGTATGAATTCTATGTATCTGATTCAGAAGCACCTAATATAAGTTATAAAAAAGGTTCTACAGTGACTGTAGACTATGGGTCAAAATTTAGTTATTCAGATTATGTTAATATAACTGATAACTTCGATAAGAAAGTAGCATCAATTAAAGTAGATGGTAATGTTGATACTAAGAAGATTGGTTCAACAACATTGAAATTAACAGCTACTGATTCATCTGGTAACGAATCAAGTAAAACATTGACAGTTGATGTTAAAGATATTAGTGCACCAAGCATTAATTTGTCTAAGACATCTTTAACAATGACAACTGGAAAAAGTTTTAACGCTAAGAGTTATTTAAATAGTGCTATTGATAACAAAGATGGAAATGTCACTTCAAAAGTGAAAATAAGTGGTTCAGTTAATACTAGCAAAGCTGGTAAGTATTCAGTTAAATATACCGTCACTGATGCGGCTGGAAATACTGCTTCTAAAACTTTGAGTGTCAAAGTTGAAAGTCCAATCCCTACAAATGCAGGTGCTGCGGCAAGTGCATTAAGTCGTGTTGGAAGCCGTTATGTAGCAGGTGGAAGTGGTCCAAATGCATTTGACTGCTCTGGATTAACACAATGGGCTTATAGACAAAATGGAGTTTCATTACCAAGAACAGCTGCTGGTCAATATAGCGCGACAAGCAGAGTGTCTAAGTCTAATTTAAAAGCAGGAGATCTTGTGTTCTTTAAAGGAACAACAGGAAAAGGTGGAATTACTCATGTTGGTATTTATATCGGCGGAGGACGTTTCGTTCATGCTGGTTCATCAAGAACTGGTGTTTCAACTGCGAATTTAAATAGTTCTTACTGGGTTAGCCATTGGGCTGGCGGAGGAAGAAAATAG
- a CDS encoding ABC transporter ATP-binding protein, with protein sequence MLKVENLNVHYGVIHAIKNVSFEVNEGEIVALIGANGAGKTSVMHAISGLIKASGGAISFLQEDITKTPAHKIIAKKLAQVPEGRRIFSQLSVQDNLEMGAYLRTDHKINEDLDKVYQRFPRLKERKNQLAGTLSGGEQQMLAMGRALMSKPKLLLLDEPSMGLSPILVNEIFSIIQEINKEDGVTVLLVEQNANKALSIAHRAYVLETGNITVSGDAKDVANNPKVREAYLG encoded by the coding sequence ATGTTAAAGGTAGAAAATTTAAATGTACATTATGGGGTTATTCATGCCATTAAAAATGTTTCCTTTGAAGTCAATGAAGGAGAAATTGTGGCTTTGATTGGTGCCAATGGAGCTGGAAAGACATCTGTTATGCATGCGATTAGTGGTCTCATTAAGGCAAGTGGAGGGGCTATTTCTTTTTTGCAAGAAGATATTACAAAAACACCAGCGCATAAAATAATTGCTAAAAAATTAGCTCAGGTTCCAGAAGGACGTCGTATTTTTTCTCAACTTTCTGTACAGGATAATTTAGAAATGGGTGCTTATTTGCGCACTGATCATAAAATCAATGAAGATCTTGATAAAGTTTATCAGCGTTTTCCGAGATTAAAGGAAAGAAAAAATCAGTTGGCTGGGACTTTATCAGGTGGTGAACAGCAGATGCTGGCAATGGGACGAGCATTAATGTCAAAACCTAAATTATTACTTCTTGATGAACCATCAATGGGATTGTCACCCATTCTTGTGAATGAAATCTTTTCAATTATTCAGGAAATTAATAAAGAAGATGGTGTCACTGTTTTACTTGTAGAACAAAATGCCAATAAGGCATTGTCAATTGCTCATCGTGCATATGTCTTAGAAACAGGAAATATTACTGTTTCAGGAGATGCTAAAGATGTGGCGAATAACCCTAAAGTAAGGGAAGCTTATTTAGGATAG